A segment of the Rhodothermales bacterium genome:
CGGCAGGTTGACGCCGAACTGCTCGATCTCCTCTTCCGAAGCGAGGCCATCTTGCGATCCGTACACCTTCGTCACCGGCATCGCGAGCGAGGTAAAATCGTCTTCCCGGGGATGGGAGGTGGCCACCAGGAAGAGCCCGTCCAGTGCGACCCCCCGCCGGGCGAGCGCCAGGGCGAACTTCCCGCCGAGCGAATGGCCGCCGGCCACCCAGCGGCGTTCCGGGTCGTCGTTTATATAGCCTTCGGCGAGGTCCAGCGCCCGCTCGCGACCGCTGGCCAGCCACGTCGAGGTCAGCGGGACGTCCACGAGCACGGCCTTGAAGCCGGCTTCTGCAGCCGCGCGGGCCGTCGGCGCATAGGCTTTTGTCGCCACCAGGGCGCCGGGAAAGAAGAGCAGCGCGGTGCGCTGCGTATCGGGCAGCGGCGTAAACACGAGGCCGCGGTCCGTCGTCTCGACGCGTACCCGGCTGTCGCTGGCAAGCACCGCATCGTCCACCCCGATGGCGCGCATATTGGCGAACAGGTATCCGAATACGGCGATCCAGATACCCAGCAGCCCGATGCGGACGCGCCGGCGGATGGTGGAGGCCTTGCCTGACTTCATGCGGTTAGAGGAGCACCAGATAGGTGAGTTTGAAAACCCCGACCCGATCGTTCAGGATCATGTCGCGGCGGGGATCGAACAGGAGCTCGTTACCCCGCGCGAAGTGCGAGGAGGTGTTGAACACCAGAAACAGGTCGCTGCCCGGCGTGTGAATCCAGTTGATGCGGATATTCGCCTGCAAGTCCCGCGAGAAGTTGTCGTACTGGATGAGGGCGCGGGCGAACAGCTTGCGGTTCAGGGCGCCGAGGATGGAAAGCGACACGGTGGTTGCCTCGAACGCTCCGTTGTCGATCGGCAGGTCGATGATCGAATGCTCGAGAAACGCCTCCAGGCTCAGGTGGCGCGACTGGCGGTAGCCGATCGATCCGCCAAAGTCCGTACGGTTTCCGTTGAAGAAGTCGCCGGCAGATGCTGACGCCGATGCAAAAAGGCGCCGGCTCGAGTCCGTCACCCCCTCGATGGCGACCTGACCGAACGTATAATCGCCCGCCGGGATAGCCGCCTCGCTCAGAATG
Coding sequences within it:
- a CDS encoding alpha/beta family hydrolase, which encodes MKSGKASTIRRRVRIGLLGIWIAVFGYLFANMRAIGVDDAVLASDSRVRVETTDRGLVFTPLPDTQRTALLFFPGALVATKAYAPTARAAAEAGFKAVLVDVPLTSTWLASGRERALDLAEGYINDDPERRWVAGGHSLGGKFALALARRGVALDGLFLVATSHPREDDFTSLAMPVTKVYGSQDGLASEEEIEQFGVNLPAHTQWVRVEGANHAHFAHYGRQLGDRKATIPREAQQAALRDALRAMLAAVEQAD